The genomic DNA GAAGGCTTCGAAATTCTGGACAAAAGCAATTTCGAATTCAATTACGAACAAGTCGCCAAAGTCTGGTCGAACGGCTCGGTCATTCGCAGCTGGCTGATGGAGCTCACGGAGCAAGCTTTTGCCAAAGATCCCAAACTTGAAAATATCCGCGGCATCATGCACTCCTCCGGCGAAGGCAAATGGACGGTCGAAACCGCCCTGGACTTGCAGGCAAGCGCACCGGTCATCGCCCTGTCCCTATTTATGCGTTACCGTTCCCTTGATCAGGATGCGTTCCATGGCAAAGTAGTGGCTGCACTCCGCAATGAATTCGGTGGACATGCAGTAGTAACCGCCGACAAACCATAAATATGCGGGCCCGCTTAAGGAAAACCATGCTATGATTAAGCTTAAGAATGCTTAAAATGGAAATTTTCTCTTTAAGATAGGGGTTAAATGTATGATGAAATATCCTGCTGCTTGGTTAAAAGGAAATTCACTGGGCGAATCCATCGCCAGCCAACTTCGTCTGCAAATTATCCGGGGTCAAATCAAAAGTGGCGAGATTTTATCCGAGAACCGCATCGCTTCCGATTTCGGAACGAGCCGCTCCCCAGTGCGTGAAGCACTAAGGACGCTGTCCGCTGAAGGCCTCATTGCCTTGCAGCGGATGGGTGCCGTCGTCACGGGCCTTCAGCTCAAAGATATTATCGAGCTGTATGATGTGCGTTACTTGATCGAGAGCTTTGCCTGGCAGCAGCCGGACCTGACGAATTCCGCGGATCTTCTGTCCCGTATGGAACAAATGATTGACAAAATGGAGCTTGCGGCAAAGCACCTGGACTACGTAGAATTCACTTCCCAGGATATCAGCTTCCATGAGACGATGATTCAGGCTTCGCAGCATGCCCGAATTATGCACTTATGGGCGAGCATACGCCCTATCGTCCTTACGGTCATGCTGATCACGAACGAGGAAGTGCTCTCGCGCGGTGAAGAACAGACGAAATATGTAATCAACAAGCACCGGAAACTGTTAAGCAGTTTGCAGACCCGGGACAAGTCCGTCATTCAATCCGGCATCGAGGACTATTTCGCAGATTCGCGGCGAACTTTGCAGGCCAGCATTAAGGGTAATACTAATTAGAAAGAACTTATTTTCCAGCTTTCAAGTCATTAATAATAGAGGGTAGGTAATTATTATGGATCATCCCTTGTATATGATC from Paenibacillus woosongensis includes the following:
- a CDS encoding GntR family transcriptional regulator; its protein translation is MKYPAAWLKGNSLGESIASQLRLQIIRGQIKSGEILSENRIASDFGTSRSPVREALRTLSAEGLIALQRMGAVVTGLQLKDIIELYDVRYLIESFAWQQPDLTNSADLLSRMEQMIDKMELAAKHLDYVEFTSQDISFHETMIQASQHARIMHLWASIRPIVLTVMLITNEEVLSRGEEQTKYVINKHRKLLSSLQTRDKSVIQSGIEDYFADSRRTLQASIKGNTN